In Bacillus sp. 2205SS5-2, the sequence ATCCTGTTAAATTGATTTAAATGCTATTAAGTACCTCTTAATCTAACAACACCCATGTAACAAATCCATGAAATTATCCTTTATTAGGAAGTTAATTCTTGAATCACATCTGCCAATATTTCGACGGTTCGATATTCTTCCTCAAGCGAATTTTCAACTCCTCCCACTTCCAAGATAATCGCTTTGTTAAAAAGATCTTGATTGTAGGTGTTTTCCGTTTCCAAACTAGATTTTACGATGACACCTCTTGAAAGACCAGGATAGGATTCTTCAATTTTATTGTGAAGTAATTCTGCAAACTCCACATTTTTCTGATAGTGCTGATTTAATGATGAAGCTATGAAAATTATTTTGGCATAATCTTTTCCATCAATAGAAATGGTTGTCTGTTTTCTTGCTTGAGAATCTCGGTGAATATCAAAGACCATTTCAATACTCTTATATTGATCCAAAGCTACTTCAAGTGGCTTTCTAGAAATGGTATAGGCGTCTGAAAACGACATCCTTCTGTCTTCTACGATTTCCAACGTTTTCGTTTGATCATGAAGAACATCAATATTTCTTTCAATTAATTCTCGCGTTAATCTTTCTCCAACTAAGGTAATATATTTCTTTTCGTTATGCACACCCATTAAAGAAGGCTTTTCTAGTTCAGAAGCGAACGATTCTGTATCATGTGTATGGTAGATATAAACAAGTGGTTCTCGCTCAACGACAATGGAAGGTTGCATCAATTCACCTAGAGACTTCGTAGAAACATATAATCCATTAAAGAGAAATAGCCAGGAAAGAGTAAATAAGACGACGATTATACTACTTGACAGAATGGAAAATTGCCTCCATTTTCGTTTTCTTTGTATTTTTCGGGCTCTTTGATTTAGGATATTTTTAGTTGAGTTAATGAACTCTTCTCGCGGGTTCAGTGGATAGGATTCTTTCATAAGATTAAACAAATCTTGATCCTTTTGCATTTTCGACGACCTCCTCAACATCAATATTCAACTTTTTCTTAAGATCTTTTAAGGCTCTGTGATAAGCGACCTTAACTTTGGCTTCACTACATCGAAGAATTTTAGATGTCTCTTTGATTGTAAATTCATTGATACCTCTCAAAATGATGATGGCTCTAAAGTGGGGCTTTAAGGTTGAAATAACTTGATGAAGAGTTTCCTTCAATTTCTGCTGTTCTATTAATTCATAGGGCAGCTTTTCAGAAGAAACAAGTTGCGTAAAGAATCCCTCTTTGAAAATGGTGACAAATTTCTTCCTTCGATAATGATCAATGGCCACATGTTTTGCAATAGAAAAAATCCACGTTTTCAAAGTGGTTCTTTGATTATATTTGGCTAAATTTCTGAGAACACGAATAAAGACCTCTTGAGTTAAATCTTCGGCATCATTTTGAGTTCCACTAAAACAAATCAAAAATCGATAAACATCCAAGTAGTATTTGCAGTATATTTCATTAATACTGTCTTCGATGTTGTCCAAATCAATCAAATTACTCCCCCCTCATTTTACCTTCATCTATTATTCGAATAACCCCTCAAAAAAGTTACAAGCTTATTGAGAAAAATCTTTTTCGGTGGGTACAATGGGTTCTTATAAACCGATTCATTTCTCAAATGGATTTCAAAGAAGATATTCTTACTTTTGATTATTTCCTTGTCTTTTTAACCGAGCATTTAATTTAAAATAACTTAAGAAACCTTAACTTAGTAAACTTACACGTTTTTGAAGCTAGTAATTTTCATCAAATCAATTAATAAGTAGGTAAACAAAAAAACCAACCCTAAAGGATTGGTTTTTTCAGTCTTACTCTTCGTCGAATACTTTTACTTCTTTCATTACGTCACCATTGCTCATTGAGCGAGCAGTTTCCAAACCAGACGTTACTTTTCCGAAAACAGTATGAACACCATTTAAATGTGGTTGTGGATCATGAACGATAAAGAACTGGCTACCACCTGTGTCTTTACCTGCATGAGCCATTGAAAAAGACCCTGCTTCATGCTTATGTGGATTTCCTTCTGTTTCACATTTAATCGTGTACCCAGGACCACCTGTTCCATTTCCACTTGGGTCTCCACCTTGGCTTACAAAGCCAGGAATCACCCTGTGGAATGATAAACCATCATAAAAACCTTCTTTTGCTAGTTTTTCGAAGTTTTCAACCGTGCCAGGTGCTTCGTTAGGAAATAAATCAAATTCGATTTTATCTCCACTTTCCATTAGTATGTATCCTTTTTTCGCCATTAACAATCATCTCCTTCATAAAATCATACCTATCATAACAGAAAAATGAGCAAGATAAAAATAAAAAAGCTTATTTTCAAAAATTCAAGAGGATTGGTCAAGATATTTGGAATAGGAAGGTCTTGTAGCTATTATGAGTCTCTTTGCATCAATTCAATAATCGAGGGATGGTTGAAGAGAAATTAAAATCATGGCTTACTACTTGGTTTTATGCGCACACCAATAAAGCCTAGATCAGATATTAGTTATCAGAGAGATATGAAAAGAAACTGATAAAAAAGGACTCTACAAGAGAGTCCTTCAAAAGAATTAAGCTTTATTTACATTAGTTGCTTGAAGTCCACGTTGACCTTGCTCTGTATCAAAAGTCACTTTTTGACCTTCGTCTAATGATTTGAATCCTTCACCTTGAATCGCTGAGAAATGTACGAATACATCTTCTCCTCCTTCGATTTCGATGAAACCGAATCCTTTTTCTGCATTAAACCATTTTACTGTACCTTGTTCCATTTGTGTTTCCTCCTGCGTGGATATTTATCCACATTTTATTACTATCGTTGCTCAATTAGGTTTCAAAGGTGAAAAATACACTAACTTCTTCTTTCCTTACAGACCGAACAAAAATAATTCTTACTTAGAATAACACATCAAAATAAATAAAGAAATAGGAAAACATAGGAAATGGAAAAAAAACTGATTTTTTAGCAGTGAAATGACTCTTGTCTAATATTAATTACTTGTTAAAAGTTCTATTCTACTGTGACAGCAATTTTTTCGACCGATTTTTTTTCAAATAATTGTTCGAAAATCGGGAAACTATATTGAACTACAAATCCTAATAGCACGGTTACTAGGATTGTTCCTACACCAATGTCGCCTTTAAATATGAATGCAAGTGTAAGGGCAAATCCTTCACTTATCCATCGAGAGTTTCGTAAATTCAAACCAAACCGTGTATGAATAGCTACCATTAGCGTATCCATCGGACTAGCTGGGAATTTTGCTTGTAAGTAAATCGCAATCCCAACCCCCATCGTTAAGATCCCAGAAGCAAGAGCTAATAATTGATTTCCAAGCATTTCAGGAGAAAAATTATTAAATACAATTATTAACCAAAAATCGATTAGGAGACCAATAAGAAAGATACTGGCTGCTGCAAAAACATCTGGCTTTTTTTTCATTATGATTGAGTTTAAAACGATCAGAAAGATTCCATTAATGAAAACAGCTGTCCCCACTGTAATTCCAAACATCCTTGATTCCCCAACAGCCAGTGCATCCCATGCTGATGCGCCTAATCCGGATTGAATTATTAATGCAACTCCCATAGTTAAGATTAATAGTCCGCCTGAGAAGAATAATAGTCTTTTTTTCAATCTAACCCTCTCCTTTTCTATAACTCAATGTTTTCTATTTATCAGATCCAATCCTAATTAAAGTAGGAGGTCTGACGACATTTCATTTGATATTCTTATTCTATAACAAATCTACCTTTTTGCCAAAGCAAAATTATGTCTGAATTAGAAACTATAACAAAAAACAAAACACCCATCGTTTGATGAATGTTTTCTATTTCATTGAAACTGTTCTATTTTGTACTTCATACGGCTTGCGTTTATGGCTTATTCTGATAGTCGTTCGATAACTTTAGCAAGGAGCAGCGTCCTCTCCTTCAGAGAAGGTATTTCGAGATATTCTTTATCGCTATGTGCATTTCCGCCAATGGGTCCTAGGCCGTCAATCGTTGCAATGCCCATTGCAGATGTAAACGATGCATCCGACCCTCCACCTGTTGACGTATCTTCAATATCTACACCAATCTCTTTACCTACATCCGTAATTATGTCTAAAAGTGAAGATGATTTTTTATTTTTAGCCATAGGAGGTCGATTTATTTCACCTTCAAGTAAAATTTTTGTACCTGGAACATCAGTTAATGAACAAATCTCTTCCATTTTTTCTTCCAGAAATTCTACTTGATTCAATGAGCTAATGCGGACATCCACTTGAGCAATTGCATGATCTGAAACGGTATTTGCCGACGATCCACCTTCAATTAATCCGATATTGACACTAATGCCATTTTCATGATCAGAGAGCTCGTGAAACTGAATCACTTTATGGGCTAGTTCCTCGATGGCGCTACGTCCCTTTTCAGGCTCAATCCCAGAATGCGCTGCTTTTCCTTGCACTTCAAGCGTATAGTTACCTTTTCCTCTTCTGGCTGAAACTAATGAACCATCTTTACGCGCCGGTTCCATAACGAGTGCAAAATCCTTTCCCCCCGCTAGCTTTTCAATTAATGAGCGAGATGTTGTTGAACCAACTTCTTCATCACTATTCATGACAATTACAACATTTTGAATGCTTTGACTACCTGAAAGGTCTAATGCTTTCAAAGCGTAGTAGACAGACACTAGACTAGCTTTCATATCAATTACACCTGGTCCATACGCTCGGTTGCCCTTAATGGAAAAAGGGCGATCCTTAACTGTCCCTTCTGGAAATACTGTGTCCAAATGGGAAAGAATCAATACTTTTGGATTTACTGCTTTTTTGTGATGAAGAACTAGATGATTACCGAACTCTTCTTGATAAATAGTTTTCACATTGAAGCCTAGCTCTTCGTAACACTTTCTGAGGATAGCTCCAATTTGATCAACACCTTTTTTATTATGTGATCCGCTCTCAGTATTGACCAGCTTTTCTAAAAACAAAAACATCTCCTTCTCTTCCCGATCTAAATATTCTTTCATCATACATTCCCCTTAATTTCTACTCTTCATCGAAAACTACTTCTATGCTAACCCCTAAATTATGCTTAATCCTGATTTTTCTTGGTTTAACAAATCTCATTTTGTATAAATTGATGCTATAATTTTTTCGATGAAATCTCTTTTTTGTATTGAATCCGTTCAAAACTGATAAAAAAAATCATTTGATTCTGTTCCTATAATCGGCATGTGAACTACACGCCACTTAACACCCTTACGGTTCGTTTGAAGTGGGTGCTTCTTGGGAAGTAGATCCTTTTTTAGCTATCTATATTTACCAAGCTATGAGGGTAGTTCCTCCCCCTATGGAAGATACCATTTACATGGCTAATTTTAGCAAGTTGATACTTGCATTTATGTCTCTATCATGATGGACATGGCATTCAGGACAATCCCATTCACGAAGTTTGAGATTTTTCACTTCTTTGTTTTTGTAACCACAACACGAACATAATTGACTGCTAGCATAATTCTTAGGTGCGATAATCAAATCACGACCTTTCCACATTACTTTGTAGCCAAGATATTCTCTGAATTTAGCCCAAGAGACTTCACTGATTGCTTTTGCCAACTTATGATTCTTTATCATATTTTTCACCTTCAAGTCTTCAATCACAATCACTTGGTTTTCGTTTGTGATTTCATTACTTACTTTGTGAAGGAAATCATTTCGTTGATTGGTAATCTTTTCGTGAAGTTTAGCCACTTGTAGTCTAACTTTAGTTCTATTACTAGACCCTTTCTTTTTGCTTGACAAAGAACGTTGAAGAAAAGCTAGTCTTTTTTCAGCCTTTCTCAACCATTTAGGATTTTCGTATTTTGTACCGTTAGACAATATTGTAAAGTCTTTCAATCCAACATCAATGCCAACCATTGTATCAAGTTTAGGGTACAACTGTTCATTTTCCTCCACCGGTGTTTGTCAAGATAGTTGTCGTATTTTCCTTGTTTACTAGTGTCAGTTTAATGAGTAGCTACCGCGCTTCGCTTGCTGGCCTTCTCCAAATAGAACAGAGCTCCCTCTGTTCTATTTGGAGAAGGGTAAAGGGGATTCCAGCACCATTTTAAGTGGTTGCGCACTATTCCGTTTCTTTTTCTTCTTTCATTGGATTTAATGCTACTGACTCATGTGGTGCCCAGTTCCTTGTAGATCTCGTCCAACGTTCAGGACGTTTCTGTTTCGCTTGTTCATATACATCTTTTCGTTTTTGAAGAATCTCCACATAAGCTCCTGTATGGCATTGCTCAGGTGTGACAAAATTGATGCCACTATGCAAATGCACAGAATTATACCAATGAACAAATTTTAGTCCCCATTCTCGCGCTCTATCAACCGTTTCAAATCCCTTATACGGGTAATCCGGCCGATATTTTAATGTTCGAAACATAGCCTCTGAATAGGGATTATCATTGCTCACTCTTGGTCTAGAGTAGGAGCTTTGAATCCCCAGTTTTTCTAGTAACACTTGAAATGTTGCGGCTTTCATGGGACTTCCAATATCGGAATGGAGGACCAATGGCTTTCCTTGTATCTTCTCATTTAGTACCGTTTTCTTCATTAATTCTTCTGCGTACTTTGCTTCTTCTGTTTCCCAAATTTCCCATCCAACAATCTTTCTACTAAATAAGTCGATAATCATATGGAGACGGTAAAACATCCCTTTTACCGGGCCTTTTAACCAGGTAATATCCCATGTCCAAATCTGATTTGGAGCGGATGCTAAGTGACTTTCTGGTAACTTTCGGACAGGTCTCTTACTTCTTCCCCGATGATTTTGCATCTTTTGTTCACGAAGCACTCGATAAAAGCTAGATTCAGAGGCGATATAAATACTTTGATCAGCTAATTTGGGCACAATTTGACTGGGTGATAAATCAGCGAATTCTTCTTTTTTAACAATCTCTACTATTTCTTCTTTTTCCTCTTTTGTCAGCTTGTTTTTAGGCTCTGGGCGTGGGGCAAGGGGGCGCTGATCCTCTTTAATGCCACCTGCTGAAACCCAGCGTTCATAGGTGCGCACACTTAGGTTTAGTTCTTTACACGCAGGGGCTAATCGCGCAACATTTCGGTTAGCTTCTTGGATGAGTTCTACGGCTAGTGCGCGATCTGACGGGTTGATCATTCGTCCCCTTGGTCCCCCCAGATCGCTTGCGCCTTTTTTCTTAATAGTAATAGGGCTGCAGCTTCTGCCAATGCTTTCTCTTTTTTAAGCAAATCTTTTTCTAATGTCTTGGCTCGTTTCTTTTCTTCTTTTAAGTCTTGATTTAACTGCTTTTTTTGATTGGATTCCTGACCATTTGCTTGAAGACAAGTATCACGCCATGCTTCGATTTGTTCTTTATATAAGCCTTTTTTGCGACAGTACTCAGCTAATTCTGCTTGATTCATAGAATATGTCTCCATCACGATTAGAAACTTATCTTCACTCTTCCACTGTTCGGACCCCTTACCATCTCCAGGCGTGGCATTCCCATTAGCCCGGGCTTCTTTCCTCCATTTATATAACGTAGCTTCTGTAATGCCTACTTCCTCACTAAATCGACTGATAGCCTCGTTATTTGGTGGCATCATTCTTTTTATAATAGCTTCTTTGATTTCTTTGGGATAACGTTTTCCTAGTTTCTCTGCCATGTCGATCAACCTCCGTATTTACTATAGTATAACACTAAAGTTCTCTACGACATTTATCCTAACAGAGGGGGACACCAAAACAGAAGCAAAATACTTTCCTGTTGGAGTTTGAGAAATTGTAACAGACTTAATCAGCCCAGAAAATTGTCTATGTTGCTTGATTCTTACCATTATTTTCAACTTTGGAAGTTTGATATAACTGTTTTCAATGCGAACAGTTCCTTTTTGGTTGTTGGTCGTATACCTGTGATGATTGTCTTTTTTGCTTTTGAACTTTGGAAATCCAGTGGACTTATCACGAAAGAAATTAGCGTATGCTTTGTTTAGATTCATTTGTGCATTAGCTAAAGCAAGGCAATCCACTTCCTTTAGAAACAGAAATTCAGCTTTATATTGTGCAGGAGTAGGATGTTTAATGGATTTGTCTATGCATTCTTGAGATTTTTTATAAGAATTGATTCTATCAGCAAACATTTTGTTATACACCAAACGCACACATCCGAAGGTTTTTGCGAACAATATTCGTTGTTCCTTATTTGGATAGAGACGATACTTATATGCTTTCAACATTACCAACACCTACTTCCTACCTTGCTTTTCAATGTACTGTTTGATTGTTTCTATGGAAGCACCGCCCGTTGTAATCAAACAGAAGCTTCTTGACCAAAACATTTCTTTCCAAAGCTTTTTTCGAACCAAGGGATAGTCACGTTTTATCAATCGAGAACTGGCACTCTTATAAGCATTTAGAAACTTGGATAATTCACTATTAGGATGTGCCTTGAACATGACCTGTATATGGTCTTTATCGTGATTCCAATCTTCAACCGAAATATTATACGACTGGCCTATTCTCACAAAAATATCTTTTGCATAGTTTGACATACTATCATCAAATATTTGTCTACGATATTTCACTACCAATACTAGATGATAGTGCAAAAGAAAGACTGAATGTTTATTACTATCTAATTTCATTATGTTATCAACCTTTCTTTATGTACAGACTGATTTTAACATAATTTGCTAATAGATACAAATACTTTCGCTGACGCCAACCGAAAATTCATCTCCCACTTACTCATTGGGCTACGCCCTTCACATTCCTTGAAGTGAGAGAATTCTTTTCGGAAACCTAGTTAAAAAGATATATATTCTTGTGAACCTCCCCAACTAAATCAATTGATTTTGCTGAATCATCACTTATCATCTTTCTAAATATTTTAGGAAAATAGATTTGTTTTTTAAAGCTATGAATGACGAGGCCTCTATACTTTACCATTGAGCGTTTAGAGAATAGGTTTCAATGACATTTTGATTTTTTCAGAATAACTGTAGTTAACTAGCAAAGAAACATTTTCTCCAAATTTTATTTAGATGTAAATAATGCATCATACATCCCGCAATAAATACTACAGAGCTTTTATGAATCATTGAACCTTCTTAATTAACCAAATCAGTCCAAAACTGAATACTGAAAAAAGCGAAAGTAACAGCTTAAGATCTATTATTGGCTTGAATTTCGTTCGTTTTGAAGAGATTTCATAAACCCCCACCGGAGTAACTGAAATATGTCCTCCTCCCCCTTCTCCTTTACTAGCTGAAGAACCATCATTTTCTCCCGCATATCCCCCACCACCACCAACAGAATAGCTGATTTTAGCGACTGGAATGACGCGCTTATTACCAAAATCAATCGATTCACCATATACTAATGTGACATCCTTCTGCATTGAAAATTTATTAAAAATAATCCCTATGGGTGTTATATTAGTATTTGCTATCTGTTCAGACATACTTGATACCGATTCTTTTTCCAACATAATCTCCCCTTTAATTGTTTTACTACTACTTCGACTCTCACAATGGAGAATCCTACAAATATAGTTCCTGTTTTCTCTCAAAATTCCCACCCATGTCTATCACATACATTTTGAAATTATACATTCTTCTCTTTTCGAAAGTACAAAAAATCCTTTCTATTATCCCAAAAACACATCATCAAATGATACTAAAGGTATAATGTCTATACTATAACAATAGTAAAAAACATTCATATTAAAGAAGCAGTTATGGACATTCGTGTAAAGATAATATTATTTATTTCAATTTCCGTCCTGTTAGGTTTATCTGCAATTTGCGCCTATTCCGTATTTCAAGTAAAATCTAAAACAATTGAGTCTGCACAGGTGAAGGTGTAATCTGATTTACAGCTTGGGAAGGAATTGATTAACAAAATATTCCATATAGACTAATCTCTTCAAGATTGCAATTATATAAAGGGAATACCTCAATGAGGTGAACATAGGGAGATAACAGTCAAAACTGTCACTATCTTCAAAAGCGATACAAGAGTATCCACAAATTTCAAAAAGGTGACGGTACTCGAACCATAAACACCCAGGTTTCTGATGAAGTTGCCAACGAAGTCATAACGGATGGGAATCTCTTAATAGGGCCGCCATGTTAATGGAAATCAAGGAAAGCCAATGAGAACATGGTTTTCCTTACTATAAACAGTTTTACTTTAGGTACTTGCCAAGTATGACAATATAGTCTGTTGCTTTGAATTTATTGTTTAAATGGGATAAATAATCTTTGACAGCTTCCACTAATTTAGCAGAAGAATTGAAATCCTTAAATTCGAAATCCTGACAGATTGAATAAATTCGCGAACTGTCATCAACTACCTAAAGTAAGTTAAAAGATTCACTTCCTGGTGGTCAATAGTCTCATAGTTTCTCTAAATCCTTTTTGAACTTTTTGGAATCTCTCTCCTAATTGCATTCCCAGTCCTGTAAAGTTGATGTATCGGTCAAAAAAAATACACTTTCATTTAGTGAAATTTTAAAATCACATTCTTATAAAAAAAATAAAACGTTGAACTTTGAAAGGCTTAAACTATCATAGTTAGCGGATATTTCAAATACAAATGATGATAAGAGGAATTCCTAAATATTGTGTTTTGTGCTTTCGTTACTACGACTATCTAAAAACAAGAACCACTCAAGGTAGTAGTCAAGATACTTTGTAGTCGCACCTTTAAAGCGGTTTATCCATTGTTTCATAAAGGCTGTTTTCGCAAAGATTGTGGCTTTTTGTATCAGTTTATTATCTATGATATAGCTTTGTTTCGGGCATCATTTCGTCTGTTTTTGATAGAAATCAACAGTGAAAAGGAGGATTTAGTCAAAAATCAGATGAAATAGCCACAATGTATACGAAAAGAGCCTTTATAAAAGAATGATAACAAATTCAACAAAAAAAGAAGCCAATTTTGTTCCTGATAAGCCCCCGATAGTGCAAGATATAGTGTGAGTACTTTCTATTTCCATTCCAAATAATATTTATGTAAAATAATGTTATCTAATAATCTAATATTGGAGGTATATCCTGAGAAAATACTTGAAATATCATCTTTCAGTTGCCGTTATTTTTTTCATGACTTCTCTTCTGTTATTTATTCTGATTGATTCGCCTTATCCACTCTCAGCAAGCCTTGTCATAAGTTTTTTTGCTTTTGAAATTAGTGTTTATTACTTTCATCAAAAAGAGAAGGATAAGCCTCTTTAAAGAATGTGAACTAGAAAACGATTAATGATGAGGAGATAACAACATAGAAGAAATATAAACCGATAGTGATTTGATTCGTTCGTATTATCAGCTCTAATGAAAAAAACATTCAATTCTTACAAAATCGTTGACCTGGATGAAACGTATTTCCTCGAAAGTTGTAAAATACAAAAGGTATTGCATCGGAATTCTAGGAAAAACGGTTGCTCCGTTACAAAACGAGGAATATTGAATGAGTAAGTATGTGTACTAGTCGTACTTGATTAGAATGCTATGAATTGCTCCTCGAGCTAGACCCAAATACATCATAAAAAATATTCATTCTTAACTTTTTTTAAAAACAGGGACCTTCACTAGAAATGAATGTCCCTGTTTTTAAGTGAAATTGTATTACGATGTAAGATGTTCAACTTAGCCTTCCAGGTAATAGTTGAATTTTCGACTCACCAAACTCTATTAATGAGATGTAAACATCCCCTGATCCAGACTACACCTCAAATTCCCACTCATCCTTCAACACTAAATACAAAATTAGCAGAGTGTTCTCGAGCTCTATTTGTGCTTTTCCATCTACTTCTAGACCGATTTTCGGAAACAGAATTTGTGCCATTTGCTTGG encodes:
- the spoIIP gene encoding stage II sporulation protein P, whose amino-acid sequence is MQKDQDLFNLMKESYPLNPREEFINSTKNILNQRARKIQRKRKWRQFSILSSSIIVVLFTLSWLFLFNGLYVSTKSLGELMQPSIVVEREPLVYIYHTHDTESFASELEKPSLMGVHNEKKYITLVGERLTRELIERNIDVLHDQTKTLEIVEDRRMSFSDAYTISRKPLEVALDQYKSIEMVFDIHRDSQARKQTTISIDGKDYAKIIFIASSLNQHYQKNVEFAELLHNKIEESYPGLSRGVIVKSSLETENTYNQDLFNKAIILEVGGVENSLEEEYRTVEILADVIQELTS
- a CDS encoding RNA polymerase sigma factor — encoded protein: MIDLDNIEDSINEIYCKYYLDVYRFLICFSGTQNDAEDLTQEVFIRVLRNLAKYNQRTTLKTWIFSIAKHVAIDHYRRKKFVTIFKEGFFTQLVSSEKLPYELIEQQKLKETLHQVISTLKPHFRAIIILRGINEFTIKETSKILRCSEAKVKVAYHRALKDLKKKLNIDVEEVVENAKGSRFV
- a CDS encoding peptidylprolyl isomerase; the encoded protein is MAKKGYILMESGDKIEFDLFPNEAPGTVENFEKLAKEGFYDGLSFHRVIPGFVSQGGDPSGNGTGGPGYTIKCETEGNPHKHEAGSFSMAHAGKDTGGSQFFIVHDPQPHLNGVHTVFGKVTSGLETARSMSNGDVMKEVKVFDEE
- a CDS encoding cold-shock protein; translated protein: MEQGTVKWFNAEKGFGFIEIEGGEDVFVHFSAIQGEGFKSLDEGQKVTFDTEQGQRGLQATNVNKA
- a CDS encoding YczE/YyaS/YitT family protein, encoding MKKRLLFFSGGLLILTMGVALIIQSGLGASAWDALAVGESRMFGITVGTAVFINGIFLIVLNSIIMKKKPDVFAAASIFLIGLLIDFWLIIVFNNFSPEMLGNQLLALASGILTMGVGIAIYLQAKFPASPMDTLMVAIHTRFGLNLRNSRWISEGFALTLAFIFKGDIGVGTILVTVLLGFVVQYSFPIFEQLFEKKSVEKIAVTVE
- a CDS encoding M20 family metallopeptidase; the protein is MKEYLDREEKEMFLFLEKLVNTESGSHNKKGVDQIGAILRKCYEELGFNVKTIYQEEFGNHLVLHHKKAVNPKVLILSHLDTVFPEGTVKDRPFSIKGNRAYGPGVIDMKASLVSVYYALKALDLSGSQSIQNVVIVMNSDEEVGSTTSRSLIEKLAGGKDFALVMEPARKDGSLVSARRGKGNYTLEVQGKAAHSGIEPEKGRSAIEELAHKVIQFHELSDHENGISVNIGLIEGGSSANTVSDHAIAQVDVRISSLNQVEFLEEKMEEICSLTDVPGTKILLEGEINRPPMAKNKKSSSLLDIITDVGKEIGVDIEDTSTGGGSDASFTSAMGIATIDGLGPIGGNAHSDKEYLEIPSLKERTLLLAKVIERLSE
- a CDS encoding IS3 family transposase; protein product: MINPSDRALAVELIQEANRNVARLAPACKELNLSVRTYERWVSAGGIKEDQRPLAPRPEPKNKLTKEEKEEIVEIVKKEEFADLSPSQIVPKLADQSIYIASESSFYRVLREQKMQNHRGRSKRPVRKLPESHLASAPNQIWTWDITWLKGPVKGMFYRLHMIIDLFSRKIVGWEIWETEEAKYAEELMKKTVLNEKIQGKPLVLHSDIGSPMKAATFQVLLEKLGIQSSYSRPRVSNDNPYSEAMFRTLKYRPDYPYKGFETVDRAREWGLKFVHWYNSVHLHSGINFVTPEQCHTGAYVEILQKRKDVYEQAKQKRPERWTRSTRNWAPHESVALNPMKEEKETE
- a CDS encoding transposase, producing the protein MAEKLGKRYPKEIKEAIIKRMMPPNNEAISRFSEEVGITEATLYKWRKEARANGNATPGDGKGSEQWKSEDKFLIVMETYSMNQAELAEYCRKKGLYKEQIEAWRDTCLQANGQESNQKKQLNQDLKEEKKRAKTLEKDLLKKEKALAEAAALLLLRKKAQAIWGDQGDE
- the tnpA gene encoding IS200/IS605 family transposase, which translates into the protein MKLDSNKHSVFLLHYHLVLVVKYRRQIFDDSMSNYAKDIFVRIGQSYNISVEDWNHDKDHIQVMFKAHPNSELSKFLNAYKSASSRLIKRDYPLVRKKLWKEMFWSRSFCLITTGGASIETIKQYIEKQGRK
- a CDS encoding spore germination protein GerW family protein, producing the protein MEKESVSSMSEQIANTNITPIGIIFNKFSMQKDVTLVYGESIDFGNKRVIPVAKISYSVGGGGGYAGENDGSSASKGEGGGGHISVTPVGVYEISSKRTKFKPIIDLKLLLSLFSVFSFGLIWLIKKVQ